In Magnolia sinica isolate HGM2019 chromosome 12, MsV1, whole genome shotgun sequence, a single genomic region encodes these proteins:
- the LOC131221542 gene encoding uncharacterized protein LOC131221542, with protein MISFCRSLIKCSIPCPLSSYRDANTANDVMEFVLQNFTEMNKLRVRMHHQTLFLTNESYQLQVDFRKHYLMEAPQGPEEAVGDQIMGEHKEGFCGSSAKKDKRWAMLLKKHQMSDTGHVPKKILGCFGGCLEKS; from the exons ATGATATCTTTTTGTAGATCGCTGATAAAATGCTCTATACCCTGTCCATTGTCTTCCTACAGGGATGCTAACACTGCTAATGATGTTATGGAATTTGTACTTCAGAACTTCACAGAGATGAATAAACTTCGGGTCCGAATGCATCATCAG actctgtttctCACCAATGAATCGTACCAGCTCCAAGTTGATTTCCGCAAGCATTACCTCATGGAAGCACCTCAA GGCCCAGAAGAAGCTGTCGGCGATCAGATCATGGGAGAACACAAAGAAGGCTTCTGTGGAAGCTCAGCTAAAAAAGATAAGAG ATGGGCCATGTTGCTGAAAAAACACCAGATGAGTGATACCGGGCATGTGCCGAAGAAGATCCTCGGGTGCTTTGGAG gctgCTTGGAAAAGAGTTGA